In the Osmia bicornis bicornis chromosome 6, iOsmBic2.1, whole genome shotgun sequence genome, AGCTTTGTCGCTGCTTCATAAACCATGTAACAATTATAAGTGTTATAAATCTTCATCATCAGAATCCAATGCTGCTCTTCTCCTGTCAAACTGAAATTTAGTTTTTACCATTAATTTCACTTCTTTCCAAAAGACAAAACAAATATGTTAAACATCATGACTACCTTAACAACAGTTCTCTGTTGTGTCTGCTGATTTATACTTTCAAGCAAATTAATAAGTTCTTTCTCTCCAAGTTTACCAGGTAACTGACCTCTCTGTGCCATGCTTAATAACATATCTTCTACCATTTTACCCTTTTCAGGTTTTCCAAGAGATAATGTATTTACTAAAACAGAAATATGTATTGCATATAACTgaatatataaaatgatacTATATTAACATACATCTTGCTCTGGCTGACTGATCTAATACTTGGgttagaatagaatttctcATCTCTTGCATCTGTTGCATTTTCTCTTCCATTGCTTGTTTATTCTCTGCATTGCCAGGCTAAAtgaagtaaaattaaataacaattataaataGCTTAATTTTGATGAAGTAACTTCAACAAGATAAGTTTAATCGCATAGAACTGAAACTATACTAGAGTGTTAAATTGATATTCTAATGATTTTACATACGATCAATTATTATTCTGATTTACCTCTATAGTTatataatttgttatttataatatttaaaaataatctgTATTTGACAGAAATCATATACTTGATTTACCTTATATTGAGATTGCAACTGAGCTAATCGTTGCTGCCTTATTGCTTCAAGTTCTGGGTCTGAcatttttaaaagtatttgTTGTTAACTATTCGATTTTTGAGAAAcctttgaaatttaatgtttttCTAGTCGTAAACACTCGCACACAATTCTAACGAAACTCCTATTATAGTTTTGCGGTAAGGAACGTGAAGGTAGGCAAAAGTATACAAATCGAATTAATTTGCGCACGCTCAGTTAAGGTTGAAATTcatatttgaattatattcgaCGGTTCTTTAGAGAAAATGGTcgtctaataataatttaataatttactCTTTTGGGATAAATTGGGATTAATCGTAAAAGAGCGAcgatttacaaatttaaagccttaaataaataaaatcttaaaaaataagtaaacTACAAATTCTTCAATTTACAATCgcaaatgtttaaaatattcataaaagaGACTGAAAATTACAAgttatatttattgttttattgtaATTGGCATTCAGccattttttattaagaatattaatgaagcGCCTACATGTATAATTATCGGGTCGAACTTACAGGAGGCTCAAAAAATCTATACTAGAAGAAAGCTAAGATgctattttttattctttaatcGTTTCAAAGATTGTTTATAATGCTTTAAATAGTATTTGTACTATCGTACCACGGTGGCATCCAATTTGTTGATGTCCTAGTTTTCCCTTTAGAATGAGAAAGTATACTATCGATATTATAATTCCTATCTGCTCGTCTTCtacgaatttcatttttgttccTGTCGAAAATTCGATTATCCAAAATAACAAATGATTGATCATTACTGTGTTGCTTAGCGGATTTTCCAAAACTAGGAGAATATGGTCTGGTAGTATCACTTTGAAGTACATGGTTAGGCGAAGGATTATACATCCTTCCGGAAGACTGAAGTGGCGATCGTCTGCGTCGAAAACCTCCCTGTTCATCGTCAACATTACACACGTGAAGTCGATAAGTCGGGCTGGTTGATCG is a window encoding:
- the LOC114874607 gene encoding programmed cell death protein 5, whose product is MSDPELEAIRQQRLAQLQSQYKPGNAENKQAMEEKMQQMQEMRNSILTQVLDQSARARLNTLSLGKPEKGKMVEDMLLSMAQRGQLPGKLGEKELINLLESINQQTQQRTVVKFDRRRAALDSDDEDL